From the genome of Fervidobacterium thailandense, one region includes:
- the nrdR gene encoding transcriptional regulator NrdR — MRCPFCGFEDTRVLDSRELSEGRVVRRRRECPSCHARFTTYERYETGPITVIKKDGRREKFDRRKILNGLLKAFEKRPVTTEDIERIVDNVVSRLQKTGVLEVSTELIGRMVMEEIKNVDQVAYVRFASVYKDFREIDQFIEVIKELRGMELLGSHSEHSDNEYGKEGK, encoded by the coding sequence ATGCGTTGTCCTTTTTGCGGATTTGAGGATACGAGAGTGCTTGATTCGCGCGAACTTAGCGAAGGACGTGTTGTTCGAAGACGCAGAGAATGTCCCAGCTGTCACGCGCGTTTCACCACGTACGAGCGATACGAAACGGGTCCTATTACGGTGATAAAGAAGGATGGTAGACGTGAGAAATTTGACAGGCGCAAGATACTCAACGGCTTGCTGAAAGCCTTCGAAAAACGACCTGTAACAACCGAAGATATCGAACGGATCGTGGACAACGTGGTATCGAGGCTCCAAAAGACTGGGGTTCTCGAAGTGAGTACGGAGCTAATAGGGAGAATGGTGATGGAGGAGATTAAGAACGTGGACCAAGTTGCTTACGTCAGGTTCGCCTCCGTTTACAAGGATTTCCGTGAGATAGATCAGTTTATCGAGGTAATAAAAGAACTCAGGGGGATGGAACTCCTCGGTTCGCACAGCGAACACAGTGACAACGAATATGGAAAAGAAGGTAAATAA
- the greA gene encoding transcription elongation factor GreA: MEKVKLTKQGYEKLKQELDELKRQLMFEIPERIKAARELGDLSENSEYQEAKNEQGRIASRINELEQMLMNAEIISEANSDYSVVNLGDWVLLKNLDTGEELKVQLVNPQEADIFSNKISVESPLGRSINGAKKGQTVKIKAPKGIVKYQIVDISGQ, from the coding sequence ATGGAAAAGGTAAAACTCACAAAGCAAGGTTACGAAAAACTCAAGCAAGAGCTTGATGAACTGAAAAGACAGCTGATGTTTGAGATTCCCGAGAGGATAAAGGCAGCTCGTGAACTTGGAGACCTTTCCGAGAACTCGGAGTACCAAGAAGCGAAAAACGAACAGGGAAGGATTGCCTCAAGGATCAACGAGCTCGAGCAGATGCTCATGAACGCTGAGATCATCTCTGAAGCAAACAGTGATTACTCTGTCGTCAACCTCGGCGACTGGGTACTCCTCAAGAACCTCGATACCGGTGAAGAGTTGAAAGTTCAACTTGTAAACCCGCAGGAAGCGGACATCTTTTCAAACAAAATTAGTGTTGAGTCCCCACTTGGTAGGAGCATCAACGGCGCGAAGAAAGGGCAGACAGTGAAGATTAAAGCTCCAAAAGGAATCGTAAAATATCAAATAGTGGATATATCTGGACAGTGA
- the whiA gene encoding DNA-binding protein WhiA gives MKYTFSEEVKSELCQVEVLSPEEAEAELVGYLKGRGLIVKSNVDSYVTLEVGFIPAARRVMNLLHFLGIDKKRLTLLKNRMKRKRVQIFVPLGILEKLEISVLEIPKFLSDDIGFLGAFLRGLFVSCGSVTDPAKHYHFEIVSQNEELLRYLDQTLAEYMGISGNVTRMGSYAYRYFVKRGKDIQELLELMGAQRSAAQFEKIVSSREIKCDINRSLNFISANAKRSGESAAKQIEAINLVQEKIGLERLPEELRKVALARLEFADLPLSELGQQLDPPLSKTMVYTRLRRIMRLAKHLENAQLGSSQELDELLKQLGTVRTKKRKTRSEDMVVQSE, from the coding sequence GTGAAGTACACTTTTTCGGAAGAAGTGAAAAGTGAACTTTGTCAAGTCGAGGTGCTCAGCCCCGAGGAGGCGGAAGCTGAGCTTGTTGGTTATTTGAAAGGTAGAGGCCTAATTGTGAAGAGTAACGTAGATTCTTACGTCACCCTCGAGGTTGGCTTCATACCGGCGGCAAGGAGGGTGATGAATTTACTCCATTTTCTGGGGATAGATAAGAAACGTCTGACGTTACTTAAAAACAGAATGAAACGCAAAAGGGTTCAGATATTCGTTCCGCTGGGCATTTTGGAAAAACTCGAAATTTCCGTACTCGAAATCCCAAAATTCCTCAGCGATGATATCGGCTTTCTCGGTGCGTTTTTGAGAGGATTATTTGTTTCCTGTGGTTCTGTGACCGATCCGGCCAAGCATTACCACTTCGAAATTGTCTCGCAGAACGAGGAATTGCTACGATACCTTGATCAAACGTTGGCCGAGTACATGGGCATCTCCGGTAACGTTACGAGGATGGGTAGTTACGCATATCGGTACTTTGTAAAACGCGGCAAGGATATACAGGAATTACTCGAACTCATGGGAGCACAAAGATCGGCGGCACAGTTTGAAAAGATAGTCAGCTCAAGGGAAATAAAGTGCGACATAAACCGGAGCTTGAACTTCATTTCTGCCAATGCCAAGAGAAGCGGAGAGAGTGCTGCAAAACAAATAGAAGCGATCAATCTCGTCCAAGAAAAAATCGGATTGGAACGACTGCCGGAGGAACTTAGAAAGGTGGCACTCGCTCGACTCGAGTTCGCGGATCTACCACTCTCGGAACTCGGACAGCAGCTTGATCCCCCTCTGTCGAAGACGATGGTTTACACAAGATTGAGAAGGATAATGAGACTCGCTAAGCACTTGGAAAATGCGCAACTTGGAAGTTCTCAAGAGTTGGACGAATTGTTAAAGCAACTCGGAACTGTGCGTACTAAGAAAAGAAAGACTCGTAGCGAGGATATGGTGGTCCAATCGGAGTAA